ATTTTTTAGGGCAATAAAAGGGGGAGTTCTGTGAGAGCAGCAAGGTGCAGTGATCATTTAACAACCAGCTctccagagaaaaaaatgtaattgcttCTCGGCCTTTGGCTAAGATcaaatgtagaagaaaaatgtatataagtTTATTGTgaacataattttattatatgttttacTTCTATAAAACAAGTGTAGcacataatttataaaaaataataaatgttcaatatattttattataaatttcacATAGCAAATGGATGGATTCTCATAGAATGTTTTTATTGACTTTTGTTGAACTCTTATATTTATAACTAATCTATAGTTGCAAATGAGAAGAGAGTATAATTCCAACATGAATGATGGTTGTTATTTTCATTTACCCTAACAAacaggagagaaatgaaaacaatgacaTATGTTGGAACTTTTTTTGTTTGGGAATGATGTAAACAACTTGGCTGAATCAGataatagtttttaaatgttAGGAGAATATTTGCTCAGTCGTTTATGCTATTCACAATGTCATGGCTACTGACACAACAAACATTTAAGCATAATCTGCATTACTAACATTTGCTTCATCACTTCCTTAAATCTAGACTATTCGTTGGCAACCCTTCTTAAAatgggccagacagtaaatattttaggtctGTGGGGCCTTATGTCTCTGTTGCAGTCACTCAGCTCTGTCATGGTAATGGAAACACATCCACAGAGAATTCACAAATGAATGGGTatgtctgtgttttaataaaactttactttCAAAAACATGTGGCCACCCTgcgggccatagtttgccaaacCCTGGCTTAGACAGTCAACAAAATGCCAGGCCttgatttggtgtttgcagattccacggtgtaaatactcccaccatgaCCAACTTCAGGCTACCAATGGGATGCCACTGAAGTTGGAGTTATATGTGTTATCTTACTGCGTGTGTATATTGTATCTTTATTTCTACCATAGAGATACAATAGATATACATAAGATAGGTATACATAACCAGAGTTCAGataatagtaaaataatgaaaaactgatTAAGTTCTGAGTATTTATTGTCATtgtttaaaacataatttagtattatttttgtaatttatttaattataagttTATCTAATATAATGTTTAATAATGACTATATTTAATAACCAGCTtacaaattcctgaaaatttgaTAAGTCAGTTCTTGTGAGCTGGTATGAGCTGCCTCTAGCATATTGCATGAGAGGGAACAGAAATGTTGGTCACTGGTAGCTCTGGGAATGGGGTCTTGTCAGGATATTCATAAATCAAGGGGTCATAAGAAGATGATCCTTGAACCAGAAAATAAATCAGGAATATACTCTACTTTATCAAAAACTGACCTTTCATTCTTTGTAGAAGGGTTCCATATCCTAAGTCATACTGGTAGGTGAAGACGAAGCTTAATGGAATAATAGGGAAGAGGAAGGCTGGCTTCTTCCTTCTTATTGCTCtggttcaaaaacaaaaaagaaaaaatatcaagaatGACCTGTAAATACATATCTGTatacacaatgaaaaaaaaaaattacctgctTTTTGGAATAATGTCCACCATTTTAGAAGTTACTTTAGTTCATTTGAATCTTCTATGGAAATAGGATTTTCTTACTCATAATGCCTCACCAGATTCTGCAGTTCTCAAGGGCAGAATCTATGATTTTCCCACCTTTATTTGATGTTGATACTCagattactcttttaaaaaatggttaagtaTTGATATCTGCCCTTTAGGGATTGTGGAGATAAATTTGCAGAGGCCTTCTTCTGTCTTGGTGTCAACTTATATAATGGAGACAAAAATGGGAGAAATCTGAGAAACTAGAGGTAGAATGAACTATTTCTACCCGGTTCTACCATTACTTCCAAGTACTAAGCCATAAGGGGTAACTGTGATTACATATACACCATCTTGGCCAACTTTATAGTAATATGctaatgtcaaaaacaaaaagaagcaaattaagaaaaatttaaagtaaatagcAAACATACCCAGCTGTTAAAGAGATGGCTGCAATGCCAAAAAACGTTCCAAAATATTTGAGGAATTCCCGAGACCAAGCAATCTGCAAggccatttgtctttctctcatttcatTCTGCATCATTAGCTGCCTTTCCAGCTGAGGATGAAACAAATGACAAAGTCTGGTTACTCATCTTTTCATTCTGAGCACAGAGTTAATGATCTGCTGTTGCGGGGGATTTTCCTTCTTCaattgctttatctttttttttttttttaaatctccgtAGACTTTAACTAAAGTTCCTCTGGATAGTTATCTCCATCATCTTGGCAGTGAAATCTTCCTGGAATGTATGTAGAATGGATGTGATATTCTTTTTCTGTGTCCTGAGGTCTCGAATGCATGTGGCCTGGAGCTTTTATTCAACTCTAAAATATATGTTCAGCCTATTCTGTCTCATGTGAGAAAAGATCTATGTGCCTTTAAATGAAGGTACATCTTCCTGATCTTAATTACAACTTGTACTGAAATCATTTTATCCAACTGCAAATTGACATTCATTTGGAGCAGCAGGTCCTTATCATATTATGATATGATGGGAGAGGGTATTATTCTGAGACATCAGTGGAGATTTTTCTTTGCCACTATTCTCTTGATGCCTCAAGTCCTTTTTTACTTTAGTGAGTGTCTTTCCCTGCATTGGAGCAGAAAGCAGGTATAACCCAGAACACAGGAGACTGGATTTCTGGATGGATTTTTAGGAAACACACAAGAGAAGCAACAGTCTAAAAGCCcattattttgagaaagattcttttttttttttttaagattttatttatttatttgacagacagagatcacaagtaggcagagaggcaggcagagagagaggaggaagcaggcttcccgcagagcagagagcccgatgcggggctcgatcccaggaccctgagatcacgacccaagccgaaggcagcggcccaatccactgagccacccaggcgccccttgagaaagaaaattgttttttaaattctaaaatcttGGCACTGTGTATCATTAGCAGAACCTAGAGAAGAGCAAGCATAGAATTCGTGATGTAAACCATAGGGTGGGGAGGAATGAGTAATAATAtgactcagttttctctttttcccatctTTCTACTGTGagaagaaactggaagaggaaaaaaaagactttagaaaGATGGGGCTTGGTTTCTTGGCTTCTCTTAGGAGTTGAAATTCTGGAGAGTTGTGGTGAATTTGGGATTTGGGGATCCCTGGACAGAGAACACTTGTGGACCTATCTTCTATCAAGaatttggggaaggggcagactatggactctgaaaaacaacctgagggtctagaaggggcgggaggtggaggttgggggaacaaggtgttaggtattagtgagggcatgtgttgcatggagcactgggtgtggtgcaaaaacaatgaacactgttatgctgaaaagaaattaaaaaaaaaaaaagaatttggggaagGGGCAACTAAAGTAGAGCTGAAATGGTTGCAAGGTAGATCTAAGCTTAGATTAGACCTGAGAGacgccacccaggctccctcagcTGCCAAAGGGTGTGGAGAATATCTGCAAGGTTCCCATATCAGCCTGGAGAGGGGCACAGAAGGTGGCTGAGAATTGAAAGCAGGTGGCTTATCAGATAGTCACCAAAACCTAGAGCCTGGAGACCTCATAACAGACACTTCGTAGAGGCCATAGACCAAGTGCTGGGCAGGAAAAGTGGCTGGATGTCAGAGGATTAGCAGCACCATAGAGTGCTGAGATGATGGCCAAACCAACCTGAAACATGGTGGAACACCCAGAACAGACCACCTGGCACTACACAGGTTGATCAAACAGAAAATAACTACAGAAGCCTCCTCCAACCAGAAGGGCTTTCCCTATGACCATGCCACTTGAGATCACTTGGACTCAAACCTAGGTTGGTCCaggaaaaaatggacagagaaggggagggggccaAGCTGAATTCACAAAGAAGTGTTTTGAGATGAAGTAATTGAGTCACTTTAACTTGTCAAAATTAAATTTGCTCTCAATAGTAGAAATTGAAGTTTATTTGGGGTTCAGTTAGTCAGTAAATAATGTTTTTGCATACATGATTATTTAGAATGTGACATTCATCCTTGctatattacttaaaaaaaacttgcatgggggcgcctgggtggctcagtgggttaaatcctctgccttcagctcaggtcatgatctcagggtcctgggatcgagccccgcatcaggctctctgcttagcagggagcctgcttccccttctctctctgcctgcctctctgcctacttgtgatctct
Above is a window of Meles meles chromosome 11, mMelMel3.1 paternal haplotype, whole genome shotgun sequence DNA encoding:
- the PLGRKT gene encoding plasminogen receptor (KT) isoform X3, producing the protein MGFIFSKSMSENMKNQQEFMLMNARLQLERQLMMQNEMRERQMALQIAWSREFLKYFGTFFGIAAISLTAGAIRRKKPAFLFPIIPLSFVFTYQYDLGYGTLLQRMKGEAENILETEKSKLQLPRGMITFENLEKARKEQSKFFTEK